The nucleotide window ACAATACACCTGCAACTGTTTTCCGAATTACTCCCAACAACACTACGGAGCTGGATCCTTATGCTTATCCGGAGCTAAGAGTTCGCGGAACTGGAAAAACAGAGTTCGAGCTTACGGATGATCTCAAAGAGCTAAGGACTGCAATTCTCAACAAATATAATGGGTTAAATGCTACAGAGCTTCCGACCAGTCAGGCAGTTCCGTTAGGGAGTGATGCTATTCAGAGAGGAATTAATGGTGTAGGGCCCAACAACGATGCAGTCTATCTATGGACAGCAAACCAAACTGCTTCTTCGCCTACACCTCCCTTCTTTAACACTTCGCTGTACTATCCTTTCCTGCGAGATCCGGCAATTACTCTTGGCAAAAGTTCCAATGAATTCATAATTGTCTATGGAGTTAACCATGTAGCTACAGGAAAGGCATCGTACTCGAACTTCGCAATATACGGAGCAGATGTGTGGAACGGTGTTAGAGCAATTACAGATGCAGATTTCAATGGATCTGCTGAGGAATATCTCCCCAACAATCCCAACGCGAAATACCTTTATGTCTACAAGCTAGCCAGGAACTGCAGTGAAAGTGATCAATACTGCTATGAGGTTCCCTATAGTGTAGGAACTTATGGAATAGAATCGGATCAGCCGCTTTTCATTGGCTGGAGGGCCTACCTGGAGAACACTACAAAAACCGGGCCAGCCTACTCAGAGATCGTATACGACCGGGCTATGAAGTTCGACCCAAAGAGTTAAGGTAAAAACTTGATATTAAGGACAATTCAAGTTCTAGCTGATATGTGTTGCCTGCAAACACATATCTTTATTTTTTTGAAAAGCCAGAATATTTTTTATAATAATTTTATTATTTAGATATGTTAAAACGGAAATTTTCAGAGTTTGGCTGTTTTAAAATTCTGTCTATAAAATTAGGAATCCCAGTTTTTTCGCATATTATGAAAAGGCTGCTCTCCTGCGTTGAGCGTAGATACGTTTACAGTCTAAAAAGTAAATCGACCTGTTTGCGGAAAGAAAATAAAAGCTATATTAAGCTAGAAAAGACTAGCTAGAAAGGACTGCTGAATAAGAGAGGTATTAAAAAGTTAAAAAAGGTCAGGGAATTAAGTTTCCCTGATTAATTACTGATATAGTGCTGCCAAACTTTAGAGCTGCGGCCGCCTGTCGATAATTCTCTTTGCCTTTCCTGCGGTTCTTTCGATGCTGCCTTTCTCAAGGAGTTCGACATTTGTGCGGATATTCAGGACGGCTTTAAGTTCGTGCTGGACGTAGTTCTGGACGGCTTTAAGGTCTTTAAGGTCGCCTGTAAAGGCATTATCTTCAAGTTCGACCTCAATTGTGAGTTCATCGAGCATGTGGTTGTTCCGGTCAAGGATGAGCTGGAAGTGTTCGCCAACCTGTGGGATGCGGGAAATGACGTCCTGGATCTGCGAGGGGAAAACGTTGATGCCTCTTACGATCATCATGTCATCAGCCCTGCCCATGAGGCGGGAAATTCTTGTGGTTGTCCGGCCGCATTCGCATTCGGATTCAAGAAGCCTTGTCATGTCGCCTGTGCGGTATCGAACATTGCAGAAGCCTTCTTTGTTGATGGAAGTGAGAACAAGTTCGCCTTTTTCACCTTCTGAAACCTGTTCTCCGTTTTCATCAAGGACTTCGACAAGGAAGTTGTCGTTCCAGATATGCAGGCCGTCCTGTTCCTGACATTCGAAACCGATTCCTGGTCCGAACATCTCAGACAGGCCATAACAGTCATAGGCTTTGAGGTTGAGACGCTTTTCAAGCTGCTTCCGAGTGTTTTCCGACCAGGGCTCACCGCCAAAGACGGCGGCTTTTAAGGAGAGCTTGTCTATAAGGTCAAGTTCTTCGGCCGTTTCGGCCAGGTAAAATGCATAAGAAGGTGTACAGTGGATTGCAGTTACGCCGAAGTCGATCATCATCTCGAGCTGCCGGGCGGTATTTCCGGTTGCAGCCGGCACGACCATTGCACCCATTCTTTCGACACCGTAATGGAAACCTATTCCTCCGGTAAAGAGCCCGTAATTCATTGAGTTCTGAATGGTGTCGCCTTTTGAAAGTCCAATCATTGTAAGGTCCCGAGCAATCAGGTCAGACCAGGTCTCAATATCCTTTGCCGTGTACCCGACGACTGTGGGCTTTCCGCTGGTTCCGGACGAGGCGTGGATACGTACTATCTCTTCTTTTTTGGCAGCGAAAAGCCCGAAAGGATAGTTGTCCCGAAGATCGGTTTTCCGCGTAAAAGGCAATTTACGGACATCTTCGAGAGTCTTGATGTCCTCTGGAGTGACTCCGGCGGCTTTATAATTTTGCCTGTAGAAAGGAACATTGTCATAGACCAGTTTTACGCTTTGTTGAAGGCGTTTTAACTGTAATTTCTTCAGTTCTTCGGGATTCATTGTTTCGTATTTCGGCTGCCAGTATTTCATTAACAGAACCTTCTTTTTTATTTATGAAACCGTTCTCAGGTTGTAATTTTTAATGCATGAATGCCATGTTTCTACATGTCATGATATATTAAATAATCTAATGAGTAATATAAAACATTCGGAAAAATCAGGTGTACTGTAAACTTTTACGCATATAAATATTGTTGAGGGAAGGTGTTTGAGTTAGGAGATTCGAGAAGCCTTGATATTTGTTTGTAAAGGGGAAAGATTGAATGAATGAATGAATGAATGAATGAATGAATGAATGAATGTGAATTGACTTAGAAATTACTTAAAACTTAAAGAATTTTCGGTATCCTCTGAATGTGGATATTTTTAGAAGTATATCTGGTACATCAGAATATTTCAGATAGCATATAAAAAGCGACTGGAAGTTTAACTCCATTTTACCCCTTTCATTATGTCTGCCAAGGATGATTGAAGCTTGTCTTTCAGTACAGTTTGATCTATACTTATCTTTCCGTACATTTTGATCTATATTCAGCATGTAAGGAGTATGATATTATTGAATGAAACTATTTTCACTGCTCCCTGTGGAATAAATTGTTGCATTTGCATGGCTTACTTAAGGAAGAAAAATAAATGCCCAGGTTGTAGAATTGATGTTAACAAACCTGTTACTCGAGTCATATGCAAAATAAAAACATGTGAAGCTTTAACAAAAAACAAATTAACATTTTGTTTTGAATGTGAATGTTTTCCTTGCAATAATCTAAGACATTTGGATAAAAGATATCGTACCAGATACAATATGAGTGTGATTGAGAACCTTGAAAATATTAAAAAACTCGGTATAGAGGAATTTCTAAGAAATGAAAAAATAAGATGGACATGTATCGAATGCGGCGGCACAATTTGTGTTCATAAAGGCAGTTGCTATGGCTGTGGGAGAAAGACTTGAATTGAAAATTTTATCACTGGGAGTTTTATAAACTCTAGTTATCA belongs to Methanosarcina barkeri 3 and includes:
- a CDS encoding phenylacetate--CoA ligase family protein; this encodes MKYWQPKYETMNPEELKKLQLKRLQQSVKLVYDNVPFYRQNYKAAGVTPEDIKTLEDVRKLPFTRKTDLRDNYPFGLFAAKKEEIVRIHASSGTSGKPTVVGYTAKDIETWSDLIARDLTMIGLSKGDTIQNSMNYGLFTGGIGFHYGVERMGAMVVPAATGNTARQLEMMIDFGVTAIHCTPSYAFYLAETAEELDLIDKLSLKAAVFGGEPWSENTRKQLEKRLNLKAYDCYGLSEMFGPGIGFECQEQDGLHIWNDNFLVEVLDENGEQVSEGEKGELVLTSINKEGFCNVRYRTGDMTRLLESECECGRTTTRISRLMGRADDMMIVRGINVFPSQIQDVISRIPQVGEHFQLILDRNNHMLDELTIEVELEDNAFTGDLKDLKAVQNYVQHELKAVLNIRTNVELLEKGSIERTAGKAKRIIDRRPQL
- a CDS encoding DUF3795 domain-containing protein; the encoded protein is MILLNETIFTAPCGINCCICMAYLRKKNKCPGCRIDVNKPVTRVICKIKTCEALTKNKLTFCFECECFPCNNLRHLDKRYRTRYNMSVIENLENIKKLGIEEFLRNEKIRWTCIECGGTICVHKGSCYGCGRKT